One genomic region from Cellulomonas hominis encodes:
- a CDS encoding DHA2 family efflux MFS transporter permease subunit, which yields MTVDEEDARTTSRPLGVAARYGLLIGPALSMLDSSIVNVAVPDVARDLAAGLGSVQWVVSGYLLSLAVGLALTAYASRRFGTMRVYLVSMGLFVAASAVCALAPTVELLVAARVVQGFVGAPLVPLALSVLLGRSGVGGGGTIPVSAAVVLFLAPALGPSLGGLLIGAGGWRWVFLVNVPVGAVGLLLALGLQDVGERARPGTRFDPVGFVLLAGGLVATLLGATRGAADGWGRPVPLTLLVAGALLLTAYVRWAGRRESPAVRLDVVRGGPSLLALVLQVLASVIAFGTVFLMPVFTQQVQGHSPLATGLALLPQGVVMGLGTALGQRMSARLPLRALVTLGFAVLAASSTVLLLLTPGTPLWVTALMLCGRALAAGFVTTPLLAAFLAPLAEGELADGNTLYNITQRLGGAVGVSVLGSIVATGADGSAALTSFHRVGVVLVGLAVVGAALARALPRPPVAAEVDVPGSPALS from the coding sequence GTGACGGTCGACGAGGAGGACGCGCGCACCACCTCCCGGCCGCTCGGCGTCGCCGCGCGCTACGGGCTGCTCATCGGCCCCGCGCTGAGCATGCTCGACTCGAGCATCGTCAACGTCGCGGTCCCGGACGTCGCCCGTGACCTGGCCGCCGGGCTGGGCTCCGTGCAGTGGGTCGTCTCGGGGTACCTGCTGTCGCTCGCGGTGGGGCTCGCCCTGACCGCCTACGCCTCGCGCCGCTTCGGCACCATGCGCGTGTACCTGGTGAGCATGGGCCTGTTCGTCGCCGCGTCGGCGGTGTGCGCCCTCGCCCCGACGGTCGAGCTGCTGGTCGCGGCGCGGGTCGTGCAGGGGTTCGTCGGGGCGCCCCTGGTCCCGCTCGCGCTGAGCGTGCTGCTCGGCCGGAGCGGCGTGGGAGGCGGCGGCACGATCCCGGTGTCCGCCGCGGTGGTCCTGTTCCTCGCGCCCGCCCTCGGACCTTCGCTCGGCGGCCTGCTCATCGGCGCCGGCGGGTGGCGGTGGGTGTTCCTGGTCAACGTGCCGGTCGGTGCCGTCGGGCTGCTGCTCGCGCTCGGCCTGCAGGACGTCGGCGAGCGCGCCCGCCCGGGGACGCGGTTCGACCCCGTCGGCTTCGTCCTCCTCGCGGGCGGCCTGGTGGCGACGTTGCTCGGGGCGACCCGCGGGGCCGCGGACGGGTGGGGCCGGCCCGTTCCCCTGACCCTGCTCGTCGCCGGGGCCCTCCTGCTCACCGCGTACGTGCGGTGGGCCGGGCGGCGGGAGTCCCCCGCGGTGCGGCTCGACGTCGTGCGCGGCGGTCCGTCGCTGCTCGCCCTCGTGCTGCAGGTCCTCGCGTCGGTCATCGCGTTCGGCACCGTGTTCCTCATGCCGGTGTTCACCCAGCAGGTGCAGGGGCACAGCCCGCTGGCCACCGGCCTGGCGCTGCTCCCTCAGGGCGTCGTCATGGGGCTGGGCACCGCGCTCGGCCAGCGCATGTCGGCCCGCCTGCCGCTCCGGGCCCTCGTCACGCTCGGGTTCGCGGTGCTGGCCGCGTCGAGCACGGTCCTGCTGCTGCTCACGCCCGGCACGCCGCTGTGGGTCACCGCGCTCATGCTCTGCGGCCGCGCGCTCGCCGCGGGTTTCGTCACCACCCCCCTGCTCGCCGCGTTCCTCGCACCGCTCGCGGAGGGGGAGCTCGCCGACGGCAACACGCTGTACAACATCACCCAGCGGCTCGGCGGGGCGGTCGGCGTGAGCGTCCTCGGCTCGATCGTCGCGACGGGGGCCGACGGGTCCGCGGCGCTCACCTCGTTCCACCGGGTGGGGGTGGTCCTCGTCGGGCTCGCGGTCGTGGGTGCGGCCCTCGCGCGCGCGCTTCCGCGGCCACCCGTCGCGGCGGAGGTCGACGTGCCGGGCTCCCCCGCACTCAGTTGA
- the arr gene encoding NAD(+)--rifampin ADP-ribosyltransferase, translated as MDQARDEGPFFHGTKADLRAGDLLTAGFRSNYRPEITMNHVYFTALVDGAGLAAELAAGDAAPRVYEVEPTGPYEDDPNVTDKKLPGNPTRSYRSSAPIRVVREVADWPRLTPEALAAWRARLAALLADERGEIIN; from the coding sequence CTGGACCAGGCGCGGGACGAGGGGCCGTTCTTCCACGGCACGAAGGCCGATCTGCGGGCGGGTGACCTGCTCACCGCGGGCTTCCGGTCGAACTACCGGCCCGAGATCACCATGAACCACGTCTACTTCACGGCCCTGGTCGACGGCGCGGGCCTCGCCGCCGAGCTCGCGGCCGGCGACGCCGCGCCCCGGGTCTACGAGGTGGAGCCGACCGGGCCGTACGAGGACGACCCGAACGTCACCGACAAGAAGCTCCCCGGCAACCCCACGCGGTCGTACCGGAGCAGCGCGCCGATCCGGGTCGTCCGCGAGGTCGCCGACTGGCCGCGGCTGACCCCCGAGGCGCTGGCGGCGTGGCGCGCGCGGCTGGCGGCGCTGCTGGCGGACGAGCGGGGCGAGATCATCAACTGA
- a CDS encoding class I SAM-dependent methyltransferase gives MTADPDPDPAPAHDPAEAQARGAAAAHDVAKRRAWAGTAAAYAETFATLCAHAVPALLGAAGARPGDRVLDVGTGPGTVALAAAARGCTVTGVDPDPEMVGLARAAVPGARLLVGALPDLPAEVGGGYDVVAANFVLNHVGDPLAAAAALARAARPGGRVAVSVWPVPPGPAQQLWADVLARAGVRPASATVPAARDFPRTPGGLASLLSGAGLGAVDAGEIGFEHVVDPDLWWSAVERGVASIGAAYRGQTAAGRCALREAFVELAAGHTGPDGRLHLPARAIVGAGRATA, from the coding sequence GTGACCGCCGACCCCGACCCCGACCCCGCCCCCGCGCACGATCCGGCCGAGGCACAGGCCCGCGGCGCCGCCGCCGCCCACGACGTCGCCAAGCGCCGCGCCTGGGCCGGGACGGCCGCGGCGTACGCCGAGACGTTCGCGACGCTGTGCGCGCACGCTGTGCCGGCCCTGCTCGGCGCCGCCGGGGCGCGGCCGGGCGACCGCGTGCTGGACGTCGGGACCGGCCCCGGGACGGTCGCCCTCGCCGCGGCGGCCCGCGGGTGCACGGTGACCGGCGTCGACCCCGACCCGGAGATGGTCGGCCTCGCGCGGGCGGCGGTCCCCGGCGCGCGGCTGCTCGTCGGGGCGCTGCCCGACCTGCCGGCCGAGGTCGGCGGGGGCTACGACGTCGTCGCGGCGAACTTCGTGCTCAACCACGTGGGCGACCCGCTCGCCGCGGCCGCCGCCCTCGCCCGCGCGGCGCGGCCGGGCGGCCGGGTCGCCGTCTCGGTGTGGCCGGTGCCCCCGGGGCCCGCCCAGCAGCTCTGGGCCGATGTGCTCGCGCGCGCCGGCGTCCGCCCCGCGTCAGCGACGGTCCCCGCCGCCCGGGACTTCCCCCGCACGCCGGGCGGGCTGGCGTCGCTGCTGAGCGGCGCGGGGCTGGGCGCGGTGGACGCGGGGGAGATCGGCTTCGAGCACGTCGTGGACCCCGACCTGTGGTGGAGCGCGGTCGAGCGCGGCGTCGCGAGCATCGGCGCCGCCTACCGGGGCCAGACGGCGGCCGGGCGGTGTGCCCTGCGCGAGGCGTTCGTCGAGCTCGCCGCCGGGCACACCGGCCCGGACGGGCGGCTCCACCTGCCCGCCCGGGCGATCGTCGGCGCGGGGCGCGCGACCGCCTGA
- a CDS encoding TetR/AcrR family transcriptional regulator: protein MTAHRPRPTDPRVVRSRAAVLAATLELLAERGVAGATVEAVSARSGVAKTTIYRQWPDQAALVRDAFDGALTAPPHPDTGTLRGDLTELVTGLADAVTSGPAAAIMAGLVDAAERDPAFAEVHRAQAAARHHVVHDVLARAASRGEIPPDTDPAVVLDLLAGPVFHRRWVTRRPLDPAFTAAVVTAALAALEPRTPRDAGRGGPAGPHTT, encoded by the coding sequence GTGACCGCCCACCGGCCCCGCCCCACCGACCCGCGCGTCGTGCGCTCCCGCGCCGCCGTGCTCGCCGCGACGCTCGAGCTGCTCGCCGAGCGCGGCGTCGCGGGCGCCACCGTCGAGGCGGTCAGCGCGCGGTCGGGGGTCGCGAAGACCACGATCTACCGGCAGTGGCCCGACCAGGCCGCGCTGGTGCGCGACGCGTTCGACGGCGCGCTCACCGCCCCTCCGCACCCCGACACCGGCACGCTGCGCGGCGACCTCACCGAGCTCGTCACCGGCCTGGCGGACGCCGTGACCTCCGGCCCCGCGGCGGCGATCATGGCAGGGCTCGTCGACGCCGCCGAACGCGACCCCGCGTTCGCCGAGGTGCACCGCGCCCAGGCCGCCGCCCGCCACCACGTCGTGCACGACGTCCTCGCACGCGCGGCGAGCCGCGGGGAGATCCCACCGGACACCGACCCGGCGGTCGTGCTCGACCTGCTCGCCGGGCCCGTCTTCCACCGCCGCTGGGTCACCCGCCGGCCGCTCGACCCCGCCTTCACCGCGGCCGTCGTCACCGCGGCCCTCGCCGCGCTCGAGCCCCGCACGCCCCGCGACGCAGGGCGGGGCGGACCCGCCGGCCCGCACACGACGTGA
- a CDS encoding NmrA family NAD(P)-binding protein, translating into MTGTVVVTGAGGNVGGAVVRSLLGRGTAVRAAGTDPRRLARLHPEAAAVHLDLHDPATFGPAVAGAHALFLVRPPAIATVGPTLNALVDAAVAAGVAHVVFSSVTGADTNRVVPHHRVETHLRSSGAGWTILRPGFFAQNLADAYRTDIVGDSRILLPAGTGRAAFIDVRDLGDVAAAVLADPAAHRGAGYTLTGPQALDFQGVAAVLTRELGRPVRYEPTSAVRYVRHVHAQGRPRTQAVVQTVLHTGLRRGQAETVDPTLERLLGRPGRTLAQYVHDHRGLWAPAP; encoded by the coding sequence GTGACCGGCACGGTCGTCGTGACGGGCGCGGGCGGCAACGTCGGCGGCGCGGTGGTGCGGTCGCTGCTGGGCCGGGGGACGGCGGTGCGGGCGGCCGGAACCGACCCGCGGCGCCTGGCCCGGCTCCACCCCGAGGCCGCGGCGGTGCACCTCGACCTGCACGACCCGGCGACGTTCGGTCCTGCGGTGGCCGGGGCGCACGCCCTGTTCCTCGTCCGGCCGCCGGCGATCGCGACGGTCGGGCCGACGCTCAACGCGCTCGTCGACGCGGCGGTGGCCGCCGGGGTGGCGCACGTGGTGTTCTCCTCGGTCACCGGGGCGGACACCAACCGGGTCGTCCCGCACCACCGCGTCGAGACGCACCTGCGGTCCTCGGGCGCGGGGTGGACGATCCTGCGGCCCGGGTTCTTCGCGCAGAACCTCGCCGACGCCTACCGCACCGACATCGTCGGCGACTCGCGCATCCTGCTGCCCGCGGGCACCGGCCGCGCCGCGTTCATCGACGTGCGCGACCTGGGCGACGTCGCCGCGGCCGTGCTCGCCGACCCGGCCGCGCACCGCGGGGCCGGCTACACCCTCACCGGTCCGCAGGCCCTGGACTTCCAGGGGGTCGCCGCGGTCCTCACCCGCGAGCTCGGACGCCCGGTGCGCTACGAGCCGACGTCCGCGGTGCGGTACGTGCGCCACGTGCACGCGCAGGGCCGGCCCCGGACCCAGGCCGTCGTGCAGACCGTCCTGCACACCGGCCTGCGCCGCGGGCAGGCCGAGACCGTCGACCCCACGCTCGAGCGCCTGCTCGGCCGGCCCGGCCGCACCCTGGCGCAGTACGTGCACGACCACCGCGGCCTGTGGGCGCCGGCGCCGTGA
- a CDS encoding YciI family protein, with protein sequence MPRYLISFDDGAMAHLSPDDLAGAGVDSHRVVADARAAGVWVTGGGIPGAPASVVAPDGSVSTRPYPDPKAGVGGFSILEVGSKDEALHWAGRIAEACRCPQEVREIGDDPDA encoded by the coding sequence ATGCCGCGGTACCTGATCTCGTTCGACGACGGCGCGATGGCGCACCTGTCCCCGGACGACCTGGCCGGCGCCGGAGTCGACTCGCACCGCGTCGTCGCGGACGCCCGGGCCGCCGGGGTCTGGGTGACGGGAGGCGGCATCCCCGGCGCCCCGGCGAGCGTGGTCGCCCCCGACGGGTCGGTGTCGACGCGCCCGTACCCGGACCCGAAGGCCGGCGTCGGCGGGTTCTCGATCCTCGAGGTCGGCTCGAAGGACGAGGCGCTGCACTGGGCCGGGCGCATCGCGGAGGCGTGCCGGTGCCCGCAGGAGGTCCGCGAGATCGGGGACGACCCGGACGCGTAG
- a CDS encoding class I SAM-dependent methyltransferase has protein sequence MDAPEVPDEVQAYYALGREEQRLERGYGLLEAVRTRELLDRWLPAAPAEVLDVGGAAGRYALPLADAGYAVHLIDPAPLHLRQAEAASRSARRPLASVRAGDARALPVADASADAVLLLGPLYHLTERADRVRALREAARVLRPGGVVVAAGISRWASAIDGVVAGYLRETEFGDIVAGDLADGVHRNATGRPGWFTTAYFHRPEDLVAEVVAAGFAADGPVAVEGIGRMSPDPDALLGDPATRARLLGVIRATEREPALLGAGSHLLVAGRLPA, from the coding sequence ATGGACGCACCGGAGGTCCCCGACGAGGTCCAGGCGTACTACGCGCTGGGGCGCGAGGAGCAGCGCCTGGAGCGCGGCTACGGGCTGCTCGAGGCGGTGCGCACCCGCGAGCTGCTCGACCGCTGGCTGCCGGCGGCGCCCGCGGAGGTGCTGGACGTCGGCGGTGCCGCCGGCCGGTACGCGCTGCCGCTCGCGGACGCGGGGTACGCCGTGCACCTGATCGATCCGGCGCCGCTGCACCTGCGCCAGGCCGAGGCGGCGAGCCGGTCGGCGCGGCGGCCGCTCGCCTCCGTCCGGGCCGGGGACGCTCGGGCGCTGCCGGTGGCCGACGCGAGCGCGGACGCGGTGCTCCTGCTCGGGCCCCTGTACCACCTCACCGAGCGCGCCGACCGGGTGCGGGCCCTTCGCGAGGCGGCGCGCGTGCTGCGACCGGGCGGCGTGGTCGTCGCGGCAGGGATCAGCCGGTGGGCGTCGGCGATCGACGGCGTCGTGGCGGGGTACCTGCGCGAGACGGAGTTCGGCGACATCGTCGCCGGGGACCTGGCCGACGGCGTGCACCGGAACGCGACCGGCCGGCCCGGCTGGTTCACGACCGCCTACTTCCACCGGCCCGAGGACCTGGTCGCCGAGGTGGTCGCCGCCGGGTTCGCGGCGGACGGGCCGGTCGCCGTCGAGGGGATCGGCCGGATGTCCCCCGACCCCGACGCGCTGCTCGGCGACCCGGCGACCCGCGCGCGGCTGCTCGGGGTGATCCGGGCGACCGAGCGGGAGCCCGCGCTGCTCGGTGCGGGCAGCCACCTGCTCGTCGCGGGCCGCCTCCCGGCGTGA
- a CDS encoding phosphotransferase, producing the protein MPHQDTQDTQTPDAEERLPGGNTGGAVRVGDSVRRPAGPWTPAVQLLLAHLRARGVTEVPEPRGVDDRGRDVTAFVPGTVPAYPMPAWAWADHVIAEAAALLRRVHDASADLDTAGLVWRLPAREPAEVVCHSDAAPYNLVFADGHVVGLIDWDTAAPGPRVWDLAYLAYRLAPLGPAAADPEDVPLVERARRLALLCAAYGRGVRERDVLVAVPGRLRALADHTRARAAGSPELRAHADAYTADAAWVEGATEALLAAP; encoded by the coding sequence GTGCCGCACCAGGACACCCAGGACACCCAGACCCCGGACGCCGAGGAGCGCCTTCCGGGCGGCAACACGGGCGGCGCCGTGCGGGTGGGCGACTCGGTCCGCCGCCCGGCGGGACCGTGGACCCCGGCGGTCCAGCTGCTGCTGGCGCACCTGCGGGCGCGCGGCGTGACCGAGGTCCCCGAGCCGCGCGGGGTCGACGACCGGGGCCGGGACGTCACGGCGTTCGTGCCCGGGACGGTTCCGGCCTACCCGATGCCCGCGTGGGCCTGGGCCGACCACGTGATCGCCGAGGCCGCCGCGCTGCTGCGCCGGGTGCACGACGCGTCCGCCGACCTGGACACGGCGGGGCTGGTGTGGCGGCTGCCCGCGCGCGAGCCCGCGGAGGTGGTGTGCCACAGCGACGCGGCGCCGTACAACCTCGTGTTCGCCGACGGGCACGTGGTCGGGCTCATCGACTGGGACACGGCCGCGCCCGGCCCGCGGGTCTGGGACCTGGCGTACCTCGCGTACCGCCTGGCGCCGCTCGGCCCCGCGGCGGCGGATCCCGAGGACGTGCCGCTGGTCGAGCGCGCGCGGCGGCTGGCGCTCCTGTGCGCCGCGTACGGCCGGGGCGTGCGGGAGCGGGACGTGCTCGTGGCGGTCCCCGGGCGGCTCCGGGCGCTGGCGGACCACACGCGCGCCCGCGCGGCCGGCTCCCCGGAGCTGCGGGCGCACGCGGACGCGTACACCGCGGACGCGGCGTGGGTCGAGGGCGCGACCGAAGCCCTGCTCGCCGCGCCGTGA
- a CDS encoding cupin — protein MDTHQLAQDQIALAHEDPHGRSAQLVVHDGPLRQTVIALTKGTRLADHNSPPAGSILVLRGTVGVSTADRVDTLPAGYLVTLTHDRHGVEALSDAAILLTTVTGTGEPSHG, from the coding sequence ATGGACACCCACCAGCTCGCCCAGGACCAGATCGCGCTCGCCCACGAGGACCCGCACGGCCGGTCCGCCCAGCTCGTGGTGCACGACGGGCCGCTGCGGCAGACCGTCATCGCGCTGACCAAGGGCACCCGGCTCGCGGACCACAACTCGCCGCCCGCGGGGAGCATCCTCGTCCTGCGCGGCACCGTGGGGGTCTCCACGGCCGACCGCGTGGACACCCTGCCGGCCGGCTACCTCGTGACCCTCACCCACGACCGGCACGGGGTGGAGGCCCTGAGCGACGCGGCGATCCTGCTGACCACGGTCACGGGCACCGGGGAGCCCTCGCACGGCTGA
- a CDS encoding AI-2E family transporter yields MRMFGRRRGPGPGAPAPRTVVAPPRVRTGPTVASLWADGFGRIGTRSVQLLALIAVVAVVAFGITRLTLVVIPVLIALVLAAAMHPLVSWLRRRGFPSMLATWVALVLVVAVLAGVLWAVVRAVVDQWDELADQAVEGFGQLQDGLTALPVQISEEQLADARETVTGFLTSSSFGASAAAGFSATANFLTGFFLMVVVLFFFLKDGPKIWEFLLRPFEGEHYARAKRVGDRTVTTLGGYVRGTAIVAAVDAIGIGIGLAVVGVPLAIPLSVLVFLLAFIPLVGATLAGILAALVTLVANGWVDALIVVAIVVAVNQLEGDLLQPVVMGRSLRLHPLVILVALTVGTVLAGITGAVLAVPIAASIWGAVQVWNGEDEPARPAKQKRPETVAGR; encoded by the coding sequence ATGCGGATGTTCGGACGACGACGGGGGCCCGGGCCGGGGGCGCCCGCGCCGCGGACGGTGGTCGCGCCGCCCCGGGTGCGGACCGGGCCGACGGTCGCGAGCCTGTGGGCGGACGGCTTCGGCCGGATCGGCACCCGCTCGGTGCAGCTGCTCGCGCTCATCGCGGTGGTCGCCGTCGTCGCCTTCGGCATCACCCGGCTGACGCTCGTCGTCATCCCCGTGCTCATCGCTCTCGTGCTCGCCGCCGCCATGCACCCGCTCGTCTCCTGGCTGCGGCGGCGCGGGTTCCCGTCGATGCTCGCGACCTGGGTGGCCCTGGTCCTCGTGGTGGCCGTGCTCGCCGGGGTGCTGTGGGCCGTCGTGCGGGCCGTCGTCGACCAGTGGGACGAGCTCGCCGACCAGGCCGTCGAGGGCTTCGGCCAGCTGCAGGACGGGCTGACGGCGCTGCCGGTGCAGATCTCCGAGGAGCAGCTCGCCGACGCCCGGGAGACGGTCACCGGGTTCCTCACGTCGTCGTCGTTCGGGGCGAGCGCCGCCGCGGGGTTCTCGGCCACCGCGAACTTCCTCACCGGCTTCTTCCTCATGGTCGTGGTGCTGTTCTTCTTCCTCAAGGACGGGCCGAAGATCTGGGAGTTCCTGCTCCGGCCCTTCGAGGGCGAGCACTACGCCCGCGCCAAGCGGGTCGGCGACCGCACCGTGACCACGCTCGGCGGCTACGTGCGCGGCACGGCGATCGTGGCCGCGGTGGACGCGATCGGCATCGGGATCGGCCTCGCCGTCGTCGGGGTCCCGCTGGCGATCCCGCTGTCCGTGCTGGTGTTCCTGCTGGCGTTCATCCCGCTGGTCGGGGCCACGCTCGCCGGCATCCTCGCCGCGCTGGTCACGCTCGTCGCGAACGGCTGGGTGGACGCGCTGATCGTCGTGGCGATCGTCGTCGCGGTGAACCAGCTCGAGGGCGACCTGCTCCAGCCCGTCGTCATGGGCCGCTCGCTGCGCCTGCACCCGCTCGTCATCCTGGTCGCGCTGACCGTCGGCACGGTGCTCGCCGGCATCACCGGCGCCGTCCTGGCCGTGCCGATCGCCGCGTCCATCTGGGGTGCCGTCCAGGTGTGGAACGGCGAGGACGAACCCGCGCGGCCCGCGAAGCAGAAACGCCCCGAGACCGTGGCCGGGCGGTAG
- a CDS encoding zinc-dependent alcohol dehydrogenase: MRAVTWTGRNSVEVADVPDPGILNARDAIVRVTSTAVCGSDLHLVDGYVPTMQKGDVLGHEFMGEVVEVGPGVAPDRLRVGDRVVVPFPIACGACTACVRGLWSCCENSNPNAGASEKMFGHPVSGIFGYSHLTGGFAGGQAQYVRVPFADVGPLRVPPGLTDEQVLFLSDILPTGYMGAEMCDIQPGQVVAVWGGGPVGQFAADSARLLGAERVVVIEPEGYRRAHAEAAGHETLDPSDLDIRSALLELTGGRGPDACVDAVGMEATHGALHVEAYDRAKQAVRSETERPHALRQAILSCRSGGVVSVIGVYGGLLDKFPAGAWMNRSLTLRTGQCHVHRYLEPLLGHIERGALDPARIITHRLPLEEAAHGYEIFKTKQDDCEKVVLTP, translated from the coding sequence ATGAGGGCCGTCACGTGGACGGGGCGGAACTCCGTCGAGGTCGCCGACGTGCCGGACCCCGGCATCCTCAACGCGCGGGACGCGATCGTGCGGGTCACCTCCACCGCGGTGTGCGGGTCGGACCTGCACCTCGTGGACGGCTACGTGCCCACCATGCAGAAGGGCGACGTCCTCGGGCACGAGTTCATGGGCGAGGTCGTCGAGGTCGGCCCCGGGGTCGCGCCGGACCGGCTGCGCGTGGGCGACCGGGTCGTCGTCCCGTTCCCGATCGCCTGCGGGGCGTGCACCGCGTGCGTGCGGGGGCTGTGGTCGTGCTGCGAGAACTCCAACCCGAACGCCGGCGCGTCCGAGAAGATGTTCGGGCACCCGGTCTCCGGGATCTTCGGGTACTCGCACCTCACCGGCGGGTTCGCCGGCGGCCAGGCGCAGTACGTCCGCGTCCCGTTCGCCGACGTGGGCCCGCTGCGCGTCCCGCCCGGCCTCACCGACGAGCAGGTCCTGTTCCTGTCGGACATCCTGCCCACCGGCTACATGGGTGCCGAGATGTGCGACATCCAGCCCGGGCAGGTCGTCGCCGTCTGGGGCGGCGGGCCGGTCGGCCAGTTCGCCGCCGACTCCGCCCGCCTGCTCGGGGCCGAGCGCGTCGTCGTCATCGAGCCCGAGGGCTACCGGCGCGCGCACGCCGAGGCCGCCGGGCACGAGACGCTCGACCCGTCCGACCTCGACATCCGCTCGGCGCTGCTCGAGCTCACGGGCGGCCGGGGCCCGGACGCGTGCGTCGACGCCGTCGGCATGGAGGCGACGCACGGCGCCCTGCACGTCGAGGCCTACGACCGGGCCAAGCAGGCGGTCCGGTCCGAGACCGAGCGCCCGCACGCTCTGCGGCAGGCGATCCTGTCCTGCCGGAGCGGCGGCGTCGTCTCGGTGATCGGGGTCTACGGAGGGCTCCTCGACAAGTTCCCCGCCGGGGCCTGGATGAACCGCTCGCTCACGCTGCGGACCGGGCAGTGCCACGTGCACCGCTACCTCGAGCCGCTGCTCGGGCACATCGAGCGCGGCGCGCTCGACCCCGCCCGGATCATCACGCACCGCCTGCCGCTCGAGGAGGCGGCGCACGGCTACGAGATCTTCAAGACCAAGCAGGACGACTGCGAGAAGGTCGTGCTCACGCCCTGA
- a CDS encoding SRPBCC family protein translates to MELHATTTVRRPPGDVYDFWHRFADLPTFMSHLDEVTVLPDGGTRWRATAPFGRTVEWEADTTADVPGERIAWASRKGSAVGTEGDVRFVPAPGDQGTEIRVRMAYTVPGGPLGEAVARFFGESPHQALDDDLRRAKQVLETGEVVRSDGAPGGKRARQEFPQHAAQPLTAEERAEALA, encoded by the coding sequence ATGGAGCTGCACGCGACCACGACCGTCCGGCGTCCGCCGGGCGACGTCTACGACTTCTGGCACCGGTTCGCCGACCTGCCGACGTTCATGAGCCACCTCGACGAGGTGACGGTGCTGCCGGACGGCGGCACGCGCTGGCGGGCCACCGCGCCCTTCGGCCGCACCGTCGAGTGGGAGGCCGACACCACCGCCGACGTGCCCGGCGAGCGCATCGCCTGGGCGTCCCGGAAGGGCTCCGCCGTCGGCACCGAGGGGGACGTGCGGTTCGTCCCCGCCCCGGGCGACCAGGGCACCGAGATCCGCGTCCGGATGGCCTACACCGTCCCGGGCGGCCCGCTCGGCGAGGCCGTCGCGCGGTTCTTCGGCGAGTCCCCGCACCAGGCGCTCGACGACGACCTGCGCCGGGCCAAGCAGGTGCTCGAGACCGGCGAGGTCGTGCGGTCCGACGGCGCGCCCGGCGGCAAGCGGGCCCGCCAGGAGTTCCCGCAGCACGCCGCGCAGCCGCTGACGGCCGAGGAGCGGGCGGAGGCGCTGGCATGA
- a CDS encoding polysaccharide deacetylase family protein, which produces MPHPDDEVCPTATPGDSPTDVPVETARGSGRVVALTFDDGPEPGPTDALLDVLAAAGVRATFCVVGERVRAPGGAALLRRTAAEGHVIANHGSSYADLGDAPSALVRADLLATLRDIREALGDDAAPVPYYRPANGSWGCTARVAADLGMQPLGLGTVIGDWLTQDAPVLAARLRAAVRPGAVVLAHDGGGDRWGTVAAVREVLPGLVADGWRFVPPAAPGAGAPAPT; this is translated from the coding sequence GTGCCGCACCCCGACGACGAAGTCTGCCCGACGGCGACCCCCGGCGACAGCCCGACGGACGTGCCGGTCGAGACGGCGCGGGGCAGCGGGCGCGTCGTGGCCCTCACGTTCGACGACGGGCCCGAGCCCGGGCCGACCGACGCGTTGCTCGACGTCCTCGCCGCGGCGGGGGTCCGGGCGACGTTCTGCGTGGTCGGTGAGCGCGTCCGCGCGCCCGGCGGGGCCGCGCTGCTGCGCCGGACCGCCGCCGAGGGCCACGTGATCGCCAACCACGGCAGCAGCTACGCGGACCTGGGCGACGCGCCGTCCGCCCTGGTCCGCGCCGACCTGCTCGCCACGCTGCGGGACATCCGCGAGGCGCTCGGCGACGACGCCGCCCCCGTGCCGTACTACCGGCCCGCGAACGGCTCGTGGGGCTGCACGGCGCGCGTCGCCGCCGACCTCGGGATGCAGCCGCTCGGCCTGGGCACCGTCATCGGGGACTGGCTCACCCAGGACGCGCCGGTGCTCGCCGCCCGGCTGCGCGCAGCCGTCCGGCCCGGGGCCGTCGTCCTCGCCCACGATGGCGGCGGCGACCGGTGGGGCACGGTCGCGGCGGTCCGCGAGGTGCTGCCCGGGCTGGTCGCCGACGGCTGGCGGTTCGTGCCGCCGGCCGCCCCGGGTGCGGGCGCGCCGGCCCCGACCTAG